In Candidatus Hydrogenedentota bacterium, the following proteins share a genomic window:
- a CDS encoding acyl-CoA carboxylase subunit beta: MNDVSTAKPNSLRALVDEILAQEAVLREGGGAAGRERQKRLGRLTARERIERLIDDPDKFFELGLWAAHNMYPDAGDVPAAGVVAGVGSIYNRPCMIIANDATVKAGAFFPQTCKKIIRAQTIAFESAIPIVYLVDSAGVYLPMQDEIFPDQDDFGRIFRNNSVLSAAGIPQIAAIMGNCIAGGAYLPVLCDKLLMTEGSGLYLAGPALVKAAIGQVVDPEDLGGAAMHAQVSGTIDFREPNDEACIDRIRALIEMLPAEKWERSLEGDAGTTTAKSPDTIYDLVSVDGRKEYDVHDLLAAIVDKDSTQEFKAEYGQTVVTTYAKIGGIAVGVVANQRKRVQSKTEGVQIGGVIYDDSADKAARFVMDCNQTGLPLVFIQDVFGFMVGRDSEQAGIIRCGAKLVNAMANSVVPKITMVVGGSYGAGNYAMCGKAYDPRFLFAWPNAKYAVMGADQASGTLFDIIKKSAERHGKAFDVDELNALRERVRNDYLEHADVRYGAARGWIDAIVAPHATRDVLITALRLASGKMPQARYHTGVLQT; encoded by the coding sequence ATGAACGACGTCAGCACTGCGAAACCCAACTCCCTCCGCGCGCTCGTCGACGAAATCCTCGCGCAGGAAGCCGTGCTCCGCGAAGGCGGCGGCGCGGCGGGACGCGAGCGGCAAAAACGTCTGGGCCGCCTCACCGCGCGCGAACGCATCGAACGGCTGATCGACGACCCCGATAAATTCTTCGAACTCGGCCTGTGGGCCGCGCACAACATGTATCCTGACGCGGGTGACGTGCCGGCCGCCGGCGTCGTCGCGGGGGTCGGCTCAATCTACAACCGCCCCTGCATGATCATCGCGAACGACGCGACGGTGAAGGCCGGCGCGTTCTTTCCGCAGACCTGCAAGAAGATCATCCGCGCCCAGACGATCGCGTTCGAGAGTGCGATACCAATCGTCTATCTCGTCGATTCCGCGGGCGTGTACCTGCCGATGCAGGACGAAATCTTTCCGGATCAAGACGATTTTGGCCGCATCTTCCGTAACAATTCCGTGCTGTCCGCCGCGGGCATTCCGCAGATCGCCGCGATCATGGGCAACTGCATCGCGGGCGGCGCGTACCTGCCCGTGCTCTGCGACAAGCTTTTGATGACCGAAGGCAGCGGTTTGTACCTCGCGGGTCCCGCGCTGGTGAAGGCGGCCATCGGCCAGGTGGTCGATCCCGAAGACCTCGGCGGCGCGGCCATGCACGCGCAGGTCAGCGGCACCATCGATTTCCGCGAGCCGAACGACGAGGCCTGCATCGATCGCATCCGCGCACTCATCGAAATGCTGCCGGCTGAAAAGTGGGAGCGTTCGCTCGAGGGCGACGCCGGAACCACAACGGCGAAATCGCCGGATACGATTTACGATCTCGTCAGCGTCGACGGCCGCAAGGAATACGACGTCCACGATCTGCTTGCGGCCATCGTGGACAAAGACTCCACGCAGGAGTTCAAGGCCGAGTATGGCCAGACCGTCGTCACGACCTACGCGAAGATCGGCGGCATCGCCGTCGGCGTTGTCGCAAATCAGCGCAAACGCGTGCAGTCGAAAACCGAGGGTGTGCAGATCGGCGGCGTCATCTACGACGACAGCGCCGACAAGGCCGCGCGCTTCGTGATGGACTGCAACCAGACCGGCCTGCCGCTCGTATTCATTCAGGATGTGTTCGGGTTCATGGTCGGACGCGATTCCGAACAGGCAGGCATCATCCGCTGCGGCGCAAAACTCGTGAACGCGATGGCGAACAGCGTCGTGCCCAAGATCACGATGGTCGTCGGCGGCTCCTACGGCGCGGGCAACTACGCCATGTGCGGCAAGGCCTACGACCCGCGCTTCCTCTTCGCGTGGCCCAACGCGAAATACGCCGTCATGGGCGCGGACCAGGCCTCCGGCACCCTCTTCGACATCATCAAAAAGAGCGCCGAACGCCACGGCAAGGCCTTCGACGTGGACGAACTCAACGCCCTCCGCGAACGCGTCCGCAACGACTACCTCGAACACGCCGACGTCCGCTATGGCGCCGCCCGCGGCTGGATCGACGCCATCGTCGCCCCGCACGCAACCCGCGACGTGCTCATTACCGCGCTGCGTCTTGCATCGGGCAAAATGCCGCAGGCCCGCTACCACACGGGGGTGTTGCAGACATGA
- a CDS encoding AAA family ATPase: protein MTQLSSQFIRSVSLKRDDVPSFNAYPFDIPAVRILDSLDFHPSVTYFVGDNGTGESTLLEAMAVAFGFNPEGGTQSFSFTTRESHSSLHLFLRITKGIKRPKTGFFLRAESYFNVATAIDKLDEDPLGGPPIIDAYGGIPLHEMSRGESFWALLKHKFHGQGLYILDEPEAALSPPRQLSALSRIHELVQQGSQFVIATHSPILMAYPNARIFLFGDDAIREVRYEDTEHYTVTRDFLTHRETMLRELLQSPQMDIDELETGGA from the coding sequence ATGACACAACTAAGCTCACAATTCATTCGTTCAGTCTCGCTCAAGCGCGACGATGTCCCCAGCTTCAACGCATATCCCTTCGACATCCCCGCCGTACGAATTCTTGATTCGCTGGACTTTCACCCCAGCGTCACCTATTTCGTGGGCGACAACGGCACGGGAGAATCGACGCTATTGGAGGCCATGGCCGTCGCGTTTGGCTTCAACCCGGAAGGTGGCACCCAAAGCTTCAGTTTTACGACACGCGAATCGCATTCCTCTTTGCACTTGTTTCTTCGAATAACGAAGGGAATCAAACGGCCAAAGACCGGTTTCTTCCTCCGCGCGGAAAGCTACTTCAACGTCGCAACTGCGATCGACAAATTGGATGAAGATCCACTCGGAGGGCCGCCCATTATCGACGCCTACGGCGGCATACCCCTGCATGAAATGTCCCGCGGCGAATCGTTCTGGGCGCTGCTCAAGCACAAGTTTCACGGCCAAGGACTCTACATACTCGACGAACCCGAAGCGGCATTGTCGCCGCCGCGCCAACTGTCCGCGCTGTCTCGCATCCACGAGTTAGTGCAGCAAGGCTCCCAATTCGTCATCGCCACGCACTCGCCGATCTTGATGGCCTATCCCAATGCGCGTATCTTCTTGTTTGGGGACGACGCGATCCGCGAAGTGCGCTACGAGGACACCGAGCACTACACTGTCACGCGCGACTTTCTGACGCACCGCGAGACGATGTTGCGCGAGTTGCTGCAAAGTCCTCAGATGGATATTGACGAGCTGGAAACGGGCGGAGCCTGA
- a CDS encoding DUF1446 domain-containing protein, translating to MLRIGNAQGFWGDSVDAPAMLLAQQPDLDYLTLDYLAEVSMSIMAAQRAKDPSLGYARDFVDVVKSLAPAWKAGSKGKLIANAGGLNPQGCASACAAALREAGCTHLRIGVVTGDDVLSILKSRPGDPLFKNLETGEPLSAVLDRIFTANAYFGSAPVVDALKQGADIVITGRTADPSLVAAPAIFHYGWSWEDHDHIAGALIAGHVIECGAQVTGGISTNWLDVPDAATIGFPFVEMEEDGSFVVTKPKAGGGCVNEQTVKEQLFYEIGDPGNYISPDARVSMLSLTVHDEGNDRVRVRGAKGSAATGSYKVSATYRDGYWAQGMLTIFGRDAVKKAKRCGEIVIERVRRAGYELDQHNIECIGTGACGPGLFPTPELQETVLRIAVHDSRKDAVDRFSKELAPLVTSGAQGVTGFSGGRPRVSPVFGYWPCLINKSEVPYKVEVVTI from the coding sequence ATGCTACGCATAGGCAATGCACAAGGCTTCTGGGGCGATTCGGTCGATGCGCCGGCGATGCTGCTCGCGCAGCAGCCGGACCTCGATTACCTGACGCTCGACTACCTCGCCGAAGTGTCCATGAGCATCATGGCCGCACAGCGCGCGAAGGACCCGTCGCTCGGGTACGCGCGCGATTTCGTCGATGTCGTGAAGTCGCTCGCGCCCGCATGGAAGGCCGGGTCGAAGGGCAAGCTGATAGCGAACGCGGGCGGGCTGAACCCGCAGGGTTGCGCGAGTGCTTGCGCGGCGGCCTTGCGCGAGGCCGGTTGCACGCATCTGCGCATCGGCGTCGTCACCGGTGACGACGTGTTATCGATCCTGAAATCGCGCCCGGGCGATCCATTGTTCAAGAATCTTGAAACCGGCGAGCCGCTGTCGGCCGTTCTCGATCGCATCTTCACCGCGAATGCATACTTCGGTTCCGCGCCGGTCGTCGATGCGCTGAAGCAGGGCGCGGACATCGTCATCACCGGCCGCACGGCGGACCCCAGCCTTGTCGCCGCGCCAGCGATTTTCCACTACGGCTGGTCATGGGAAGATCACGATCACATCGCAGGCGCGCTGATTGCCGGTCACGTGATCGAATGCGGCGCGCAGGTCACCGGCGGCATATCAACGAATTGGCTCGACGTGCCCGATGCCGCAACCATTGGGTTCCCCTTCGTCGAAATGGAGGAAGACGGTTCGTTTGTCGTCACGAAACCCAAAGCAGGCGGCGGTTGCGTGAACGAACAGACGGTAAAAGAACAGCTCTTTTACGAAATCGGCGACCCCGGCAATTACATCAGCCCGGATGCGCGCGTGTCGATGCTGTCGCTCACCGTGCACGACGAAGGCAATGATCGGGTGCGCGTGCGCGGCGCGAAAGGCTCCGCCGCGACCGGCTCCTACAAAGTCAGCGCCACCTACCGAGACGGCTACTGGGCGCAGGGCATGCTGACGATCTTTGGGCGCGACGCCGTAAAAAAAGCGAAGCGCTGCGGCGAAATCGTGATCGAACGCGTGCGCCGCGCCGGTTACGAACTCGACCAACACAACATCGAATGCATCGGCACGGGCGCCTGCGGTCCTGGGCTGTTCCCAACACCCGAATTGCAGGAAACCGTCCTCCGCATCGCCGTACATGATTCCCGCAAAGACGCCGTCGATCGCTTCTCGAAGGAACTCGCCCCGCTCGTCACCAGCGGCGCACAAGGCGTCACCGGCTTCAGCGGAGGACGACCGCGCGTGAGCCCTGTGTTTGGGTATTGGCCGTGCCTTATCAATAAGAGCGAAGTGCCCTACAAAGTTGAGGTGGTCACGATATGA
- a CDS encoding DUF4375 domain-containing protein translates to MPGTEWLDGYDGQTTDELIALEKDYRIDSIVLAFEQAVQEKEYECGPENLTDAERVIVAVEAIEREVNNGGYGQFFINSSNAYAPIAVSALNQIGCSATAAITQRAINALGALPDLSPETLEDRMNEDDPARDEALGKADEDYYSTGEAIADRLFDFIKQNRAQILSR, encoded by the coding sequence ATGCCGGGAACTGAATGGCTGGACGGATATGACGGGCAAACGACCGACGAATTGATCGCACTCGAAAAGGACTATCGCATTGACTCCATCGTGCTGGCCTTTGAACAGGCCGTGCAGGAGAAGGAGTACGAGTGCGGCCCCGAAAACCTCACTGACGCCGAGCGCGTGATTGTCGCCGTCGAGGCCATCGAACGTGAGGTGAACAATGGAGGATACGGACAGTTCTTCATCAACAGCAGCAATGCGTACGCTCCCATTGCGGTGTCCGCGTTGAACCAAATCGGATGTTCAGCGACCGCCGCGATAACGCAGCGCGCCATCAACGCGCTTGGCGCGCTTCCGGACTTGTCCCCGGAAACGCTGGAAGACCGAATGAACGAGGACGACCCCGCGCGCGACGAAGCGCTCGGCAAAGCCGACGAGGACTACTATTCCACCGGCGAAGCCATCGCCGACCGGCTGTTCGACTTCATCAAACAAAACCGCGCGCAGATTCTTTCTCGATAA